In Hymenobacter volaticus, the genomic window GTGGTGTGTTTCACAGGTGGGGTGCTGGTTTTCGAAAAGGAGCTAGAGCAAGCTTGGCACCCTGAGCGGTACTTCGTGACGCCGGCCACCACACCTCGCCAGCCCCTAGCGCAGCTCACCGACGCGGTGCGAGCGTACAAGCCTGATGCTAAAATCACAGGCGTGAAGGTTTATGCCGATCCGGCCCGTACCGTGGAAATCAGCTTGGCTGGCGCGCCCGGTGGCCCCGGTGGCGAGCGAAAAGGGGAAGGAGGCAAAGAAGGCCGTGCCGAGAAGAGCCGCGAAGGCGGCCGCTCGGAAGCTGGCGCCCAAGCCGTAGCGCCTGCAGGCGGTGGCAAAAGCCAGGAAGCCAAGGGCGGTAAAGGTGGGGGCGGCGAAGGCGGCCGCGGCCCAACTGTATTCGTGAACCCCTACACGGCCGCCGTCACGGGCGAACTAAACTATCGCGAAACGTTCTTCTTCACGATGATGGCTCTGCACCGCGGCATGGTGGGCGGCGCTATCGGCAAGCTGGTAGTGGGCGTAAGCACGTTAATGTTCCTGTTCATTATCGGGACGGGTATCGTGCTGTGGTGGCCCGCCACACGCAACGCGGTGCGGCAGCGCCTGCAAGTGAAATGGAGCGGCGGCTGGAAGCGGCTCAACCACGATCTGCACATCGTGCTCGGGTTCTATTCGGCGCTGTTTCTGTTTGTGTTTGCCTTCACGGGTTTGGCGTGGTCGTTTGAGTGGTTCAACAAAGGCATTTATGCCGTTACCAACTCTCCCATGCAGCGCCCCGAGCCGCCAACTTCTGCCGCGCCAGCCGTAGCCGATGCCGCAGCTCTTACGCCGGATGCTGCTTTGACCTTGGCCCGTCAGCAAGCCCCTACCGCCGAATACTATTCGCTCCAAATGCCCAAAGACCCCACGGGCAGCATCCGCGTAGCCACGCTGCGGCCAGGTGCGAGCTACGAAAATGCCACCGACGAAGTGTACCTCGACCAATATTCGGGCACAGTTATCAGCAAGCAGACCTACGAGCAGCGCAGCTTAGGCCAGCGCGTGCGGGGCATGTTTAAGCCAGTACATACCGGCTCCATCTACGGTTG contains:
- a CDS encoding PepSY-associated TM helix domain-containing protein, with the protein product MKIFFRNIHLYLSLVSGLIIAVVCFTGGVLVFEKELEQAWHPERYFVTPATTPRQPLAQLTDAVRAYKPDAKITGVKVYADPARTVEISLAGAPGGPGGERKGEGGKEGRAEKSREGGRSEAGAQAVAPAGGGKSQEAKGGKGGGGEGGRGPTVFVNPYTAAVTGELNYRETFFFTMMALHRGMVGGAIGKLVVGVSTLMFLFIIGTGIVLWWPATRNAVRQRLQVKWSGGWKRLNHDLHIVLGFYSALFLFVFAFTGLAWSFEWFNKGIYAVTNSPMQRPEPPTSAAPAVADAAALTPDAALTLARQQAPTAEYYSLQMPKDPTGSIRVATLRPGASYENATDEVYLDQYSGTVISKQTYEQRSLGQRVRGMFKPVHTGSIYGWPSKVISLVVCLLGVTFPITGTIMWLNRLRKAKKKQRKMVAA